A genomic segment from Actinoplanes sichuanensis encodes:
- a CDS encoding GNAT family N-acetyltransferase, with product MIDIAPDRDPLVRWALHAPGARVWRRPGAVVVACADLSHWDRLVINGEPEAVAGLLREALAETGETFRPFGTEELVTEVVERVPELEISATFAWMETTEPVGQRSRPTEQAGGPAGQARSTGQGGSIGQAGGSIGQARSAGQGGSIGQGGGSIGQGGGKIDPGGGLVEAVWLAETDWPEVTAMIKEAYPESYAWPGNPGVRRWAGIRGTDGELLTVAAEAWSTADIGFMSGVATRPSARGRGLGAAICAFVADELLAGRERVALLVDYWNAAALATYTRLGFTTRRVAAARRR from the coding sequence ATGATCGATATCGCTCCTGACCGGGATCCGCTGGTTCGATGGGCGTTGCACGCGCCGGGCGCCCGGGTGTGGCGGCGACCCGGCGCGGTCGTCGTCGCCTGCGCGGACCTGTCGCATTGGGATCGCCTCGTGATCAACGGCGAGCCGGAGGCGGTGGCCGGGCTCCTCCGGGAGGCGCTGGCCGAGACCGGGGAGACATTCCGGCCATTCGGTACGGAAGAGTTGGTCACCGAAGTCGTCGAGCGGGTCCCGGAGTTGGAGATCAGCGCCACGTTCGCATGGATGGAGACGACCGAGCCGGTGGGGCAGCGCAGCCGGCCGACCGAGCAGGCCGGTGGGCCGGCCGGGCAGGCTCGGTCGACCGGGCAGGGTGGGTCGATCGGGCAGGCCGGCGGGTCGATCGGGCAGGCTCGGTCGGCCGGGCAGGGTGGGTCGATCGGGCAGGGCGGCGGGTCGATCGGGCAGGGCGGCGGGAAGATCGACCCGGGTGGCGGGCTCGTAGAGGCGGTGTGGCTTGCGGAGACCGACTGGCCCGAGGTGACCGCGATGATCAAGGAGGCCTACCCGGAGTCCTACGCCTGGCCGGGTAACCCCGGCGTGCGGCGCTGGGCGGGCATCCGCGGCACCGACGGTGAGCTGCTCACGGTGGCCGCGGAGGCGTGGTCGACGGCGGATATCGGATTCATGTCGGGGGTGGCCACCCGCCCGTCGGCGCGTGGGCGCGGCCTCGGGGCGGCCATCTGCGCGTTCGTGGCCGATGAGTTGCTGGCCGGCCGGGAGCGGGTGGCGTTGCTGGTGGACTACTGGAACGCGGCGGCGTTGGCCACCTACACCAGGCTGGGCTTCACGACCAGGCGGGTGGCGGCGGCCCGCCGCCGCTGA
- a CDS encoding GNAT family N-acetyltransferase — protein MFRDAAATDRDAIGVFWPHPERVDRRLAAAADGTETFLVAVDPAEGTVLGTASVRWGGGCDDATRPLLYGLAVRPELRGRGLGSALIRHVAALVADRGFAEISLEVEAGNEGAIRLYHRLGFVTAGPHLHVWRSASATGTVDVLILHGRAARIRPTPTP, from the coding sequence GTGTTCCGGGACGCCGCGGCCACCGATCGGGACGCCATCGGAGTGTTCTGGCCGCATCCCGAGCGCGTCGACCGTCGTCTCGCGGCCGCCGCGGACGGTACCGAGACGTTTCTGGTGGCGGTCGACCCGGCGGAGGGGACGGTGCTCGGCACCGCCAGTGTCCGGTGGGGCGGCGGCTGTGACGATGCGACCCGGCCGTTGCTCTACGGATTGGCGGTTCGCCCGGAGCTTCGTGGTCGAGGGCTGGGTAGTGCTCTGATCAGGCATGTCGCCGCCCTCGTGGCGGACCGCGGATTCGCCGAGATAAGCCTTGAGGTGGAGGCGGGTAACGAGGGCGCCATCCGGCTGTATCACCGGCTCGGATTCGTGACCGCCGGTCCGCACCTGCACGTCTGGCGGTCCGCCTCGGCCACGGGCACCGTCGACGTCCTGATCCTGCACGGCCGAGCCGCGCGGATCCGGCCCACGCCGACCCCCTGA
- a CDS encoding SanA/YdcF family protein has protein sequence MRKRPHLPTWLTIASLRAFLSWRRLRRLMAVGTVGGLVAVLVALGCAHWVRSSADGYLYDVASVPAAPVALVLGAQVGDDGQPSAFLAARLEIARQLLENGKVKAILVSGDHGRWTYDEPGAMQSWLVARGVPADRVVLDHAGFDTYDSCVRANKIFGVDQAIVVTQAFHLPRAVTLCREQGIEATGVGDDSVRIYEAMWLRGEVREYGAAVKAAADVLTARDPIFLGPHETGVEDAISLG, from the coding sequence ATGCGGAAGCGCCCCCATCTCCCCACCTGGTTGACGATCGCCTCGCTGCGGGCGTTTCTCTCCTGGCGACGGCTGCGCCGTCTGATGGCGGTGGGCACGGTCGGCGGTCTGGTCGCGGTTCTCGTCGCTCTCGGCTGCGCCCATTGGGTACGGTCCTCCGCCGACGGTTACCTCTATGACGTGGCCTCGGTGCCCGCCGCCCCGGTGGCGCTCGTTCTCGGCGCTCAGGTGGGCGACGACGGCCAGCCTTCGGCGTTCCTGGCCGCGCGCCTGGAGATCGCCCGTCAACTCTTGGAGAACGGCAAGGTCAAGGCGATCCTGGTCTCCGGCGACCACGGGCGGTGGACCTACGACGAACCGGGCGCCATGCAGTCCTGGCTGGTGGCTCGCGGGGTGCCCGCCGACCGGGTGGTCCTCGACCACGCCGGCTTCGACACCTACGACTCGTGTGTCCGAGCCAACAAGATCTTCGGCGTCGATCAGGCGATCGTGGTGACCCAGGCCTTCCACCTCCCCCGGGCGGTCACCCTCTGCCGCGAACAGGGCATCGAAGCCACCGGCGTGGGCGACGACAGCGTCCGCATCTACGAGGCGATGTGGCTGCGAGGCGAGGTCCGCGAATACGGCGCCGCCGTCAAGGCCGCGGCCGACGTCCTGACCGCCCGAGACCCGATCTTCCTGGGCCCCCACGAGACAGGCGTGGAGGACGCCATCAGCCTCGGCTGA